Genomic window (Diabrotica undecimpunctata isolate CICGRU chromosome 6, icDiaUnde3, whole genome shotgun sequence):
TATCCAGTCACTTCTTATTGGGCTTAAGTTTACTTGATGTTTATTACCACTAGTCAATTGCGTCGACCCTGTTAAGTGAACATTTAAAAGATCGTCTACAGCCTCCTTCTCTGTGTTTGAATTCTTCTCACTTTGCAATGTAACTTCATTGTGTGTATTAATGTTATCTTCTTTAAGGATTCTCTTAACCCTGGTACTTTCAATGTTTACCAGGAACAGGGACTTTCCTTAGCAGATAGGATTGTCTTATAGGTTTTCAGTTTAGCCGTATATGCTTACCAATCACCTAATTTCTTCACCCCATTAAAGAGCCGTCTTGTTTTTTCTTTTGATCTAAATAGTTTTATTTCTTATCTTGTTTTATTATTGCAGCAGTTTATGCCAGTGGTCCTTCGATTTTCCCTCTAGCTCCTGAGCCGCAAAAAAGTGTATGAGAATACTGATAAACAGGATTtcgtaatcttggttttatttatcgtaacagtcatgatctctcacctattgtatttaaattattgtattgctctctggtacgctcaggtcttgaatactgctctgttgtttggtccccatttcatcaagtatacattgatggattggagagcgttcagaggaagtttctaagatctttagcttttaaagcacatattaatataaaaaatactgaaaattatttcatagattattctataataatgtctcaatttaacattgctacattgaagaaccgcaggttgagagctgatatgttatttttgtttaaaattataaacaacttTATTAATTGTCCTTCGTTATAAGCCAATGTacacttaaacacaatacatagaactcgacacactgcactcttttatattccttttcataggactgattatgctcgtCATTTTCCCTTGTCGAGAATGCTGAGCTCTTGCAATGACCTCCTATTGGATCCTTTCTGTACAAACATTAATGCTTTCAAAAGGCAACTTAAGAATCTAATTATCAATCTAGatatgtgatatttttttatatatatattttttttaacttttgtgatttgatataggtactgttttaatgtacaaattttaactgtttacttgtttcttttttattgtttgaTGTTTCttgtacatgatctttactttttactatttgttgtattttattgtaaatggttctaccgttgaaataaataaataaataaatttaagatgATTGCTCCAACTCATAAAATCTTGTCTTTTTTTTTGGCATACACTTTTAGTCATTCAGCTAGACTCAACATGGTAGAAAAGGTtgtctgagtttatattaaaataaatatacaaaacagtaaacaggtaaacagggtcactctcttctcgcctaggcatttttttttaacatacaacactaggccacggtaagaaaggaatttaaacaattgggttagagacaaaggttacgttattaactaatgtataattatttacatggttattttactatcttttaaaagcataactaataaatcatacactgctctcgagtctaatgataataggtactgaaggttccaaggggctaatatattgtgtttatgtattattaatctggatgaaattatagtatttctggggcaactgaaaaatatatgatctaggtttccttcttctgtacaaaattcacattgatcattatctaaaaccttaagtttaaataaatgtttggggtaacaagcatgcccaaatctcagtcttatgatcatggtaacatattttctaggtacattaaaaaacttataccaaggagttttaggaatatctgtttgaagagaagtgtatctatttgggctaACAATGGAATATTCCTTCCAAATATTATTCCACCTTTggtataatcttaattttaaagaagccagaaagtcgcaagccgtgattttatacgaagtttctctaccagacataatactttctcttgctaattggtctacatgttcgttattttccaaacctatatgtgctttaatccaAACAAAAAGTAGATTTTTGTCCCTTGTTACTAACTTTTGTTTGATatccttaattttgtaaatataagggCAACTGTACGTATTTGGCCGTACGTAATCCCGGTTTCCCAATAGAGGTCAAAACTGATAAAGAATCTGATAATATCACTATATGGTCCGAGTTACTTTCTGTTGCATATTACATATataatttttcataattattCATAATTTCTATTACTTTCTATAATTATACTTTCCATAATTAATCTTGTCCTTAATCCCTCCATTTTGGTATTGCAGTAATCTTGGAGATTGAATTTGCCACCCGTATATAGACTTAAAATCTGCATTTGTAATTGACATTTGCACTAAGCATATTTTTATTAGTAGTTTATataccaaatgagaattgaacgcgtctcacagtacaactacttgggaactataatcaatgagtcgtgggacaatacccaagagattaaatgtcgcatcggaaaggcaaaaattGCATTCTtaactatgagctctgtgttcaaaaCCTtactctagaaacaaaaataagaccCCTTAAAttttacgtgtactcagtgcttctgtacggagtagaaacgtggacattgaaggcggaaactctatcaaaactttgagcttttgagctatggttatacagaaggatcctgaagacagcgaggacagacaaagtcaccaatgaagaagtactacggaggatgaacacaaccgcggatttgatcaacatcgtgaagggccgttaGCTGCAGTACTtgagacatataatgagaaatcaaggcagatatgagctactccaatgcattttgcaaggtaaaattgaaggaaaaagggcaccaggatgaagaagaatatcctggcttgctaaccaaaagcatggtatagaaagaccttaacataggtattccgtatagcaaccatcagcaagtcatcatagccagaatgattgccaacggTCGAATCGGACAGACACCCTAAGAAAAAGAAGTTTATTTTGATCTATTATGTCTGATTTTCATTTCTGAGATTTTCCGTCCAAAATGTTTACTTTAGAGGCAACCAATTTGCAAGTTTCATTCGGTTTTTCTTTTAACTCTTTTGATCTCACATACTTCCTTCACCAACTTGGGAATTCCTTAAATGCTTCTCGACATGCTACATAGAAAAGTATTAAGAATCTGCTTTTCAGTACAACTCCCCGAAATTCAACTGCAGCTAATCCCAAGCATTTACCAATAGAAAAAAATCTCAGCATACAGCTATTGAACTATTACATGATACACTTCTACTTCTACACTTCTAACCGCAAactttagttttataattttaacactTAAAAATGATTTACTTTCAAAAATATAGCAAAAATGGCAATTGTCAACAATTAAATTGCTCAGTGTATCACAACagttagatttttattaaaagatCTTTTAGAGATAATTGCAATATGAACTGTATCCcacagacatataatacaaatagactgagcgcTACAAACAATAGAGgctgggtttatcgaccacgtgaccttctcatttgTCATTTAGGTCacatggtcgataaacccggcccatttCAAAGAGATGCACATCTGTTCTATCTATCTATGACGTAGACACAATCATTGTTCTCGTATATTAGTACTATGGCAATTCTTTTCCCTTTCAATTTCagttttgtttataattatattcattcTTACTAAATTTTATTACTCTTTGTTTTACCCTGCAGTCTCTgcataaacaaatttttattttaggtttttcTCAGAATGGAATGGAAATCATAAAAACTGAACTTACATGTACTACAGAACAACAAATAAGTGAAAATACTGAAGAAACAACGTTAACAAATTCTATTTGtgaatgtaaaatttgttttaagcagtttaaccGGGTGGCTTCCTTGAAACGCCATATAAAATCGCACAccggagaaaagccttacaattGCGAAATTTGTTTCACCAAGTTTATTACCAGAACTCATTTGAAACGACATATTATGAGATTGCATACTgcagaaaagccttacaagtgcgaaatttgttttaagcagtttgctCAAAAATGCGATTTGAAAAGTCATTTGAGTGTGCActctggagaaaagccttacaagtgtgaaatttgttttaagtgcTATTTTCTAGCAAAAAATTTGAGACAACATATAAAAATACACGCTgcagaaaaaccttacaagtgcgaaatttgttttaagcagtttactcacGCATACGATTTAAGAAGTCATTTGAATgtacatactggagaaaagccttataagTGCGGAAGTTGTCTTAAGGAGTTTGCTCGAAAATCCGTTTTGAAAAGGCATACGAgtttgcacactggagaaaagccttacaagtgcgaaatttgttttaaacagtttactcACGCATATGTTTTGAATAGTCATTTGAATGTACACTCTGGAGAAAATCTTtaaagtgcgaaatttgttttaaacagtttactcGAAAATGCTATTTAAAAAGGCATGTGAGCCTGCACTCTGGGGAAAAGCCTTAccagtgcgaaatttgttttaccAAGTTTACTACATCAACTGGTTTGAAACGGCATATGAtactgcacactggagaaaaaccttacaagtgcgacatttgttttaaacagtttactaGAGCATGCCATTTGAAACGACATacgagattgcacactggagaaaggTAGAGAAGTCTTGTGAAATTTATTTTAAGCCGTTTAGGGAAACAAAGCAGTTTGAGATAACTTTAGAGAGTTCATAATGGAGAAAAACGGTACACGagtgttatttgttttaaacaatttacataagcAGGTCATTTGAAATATCATTAGATAATGCCCATTGTAGAAAAAGTTAATTTTGCCTAATACTATGGAAGTAAGTAGTTTAAAAAGGTATCTAATAATGCACACTGGATATGGTCATCGAAAAAAAATTACGATTTTGGAAATACAACATAAATTATTTCTAGTAAAATTTAGAGAAATTTTATGCAGTCAGTTACTCCACTATTCTACTGCTGGCGATGATCGTAATATACGCTCGAGAGCAAGGCAGAAATTATGCAGTAGAAATGATAAAGACCATTCGATATATATGCCCTGGATGTCCCGAAAAACGACATATGTGCCAAGATTGTTTTTATACAATTTACAAAATTGCTTGaatacatttattttctttttttttttgttattaaccaTTCTATTCctttttttgagaaaaataaattttttactgAACAGGCTTTTATTTGTGCAGGCCACTTCTAATGTAAGTTCTACGTcagtaaaacaaaaattgaaGATACTGCGTGTGGGTCGATAAGACGCACATGCAGTATCATCAATAAATATTCTGACTTAAAATAAATTGCGACGGTGCCACTTTtatatttttgaagcgaagctctGGCGTTGTTCTTATTTTTCTCTATAGCAAAACGAAGATTGTCACAGATAAAATAGTTGGAAGAGTCAATTTACTCAAAAATGGAGAGTCTGTTATGAAACATgtaataatttcatttaattaacTACACGAAATACATAGTTGGAAGAGACCATTTCTTCGATGAGGGAAGTCCATATACACATTTCaacctttttgttttaaatgactGTATGTAATGTTTGTATAGTATTAACTCCTTGTAATTCTGAAAATGTCGAATGAACAATATTTATCACATGTGAAAGATAAATACAGTAGAGGTAATAGTGCTGGAAAAACAAGTTGAGTCTAAAATGTAAGCATCTttgaatattttcaataattttaatgaaaaaattatcaaaactggTCATAATTGTTATTTTTAGTTAAACTTTCTGTAatgaatctaaaataaaaaattttatgtatttattgtttataaacttATATTTTCAAAGCTTTTGATAAGAAAGTTATAAAAAGTGtcaataatttgttattttaagttAAAATGCCTgtattaaatctaaaaaaattaattattatttattgcaaaattattgtttataataaacttATAAACTGACGTTTTACAAAAGTCAAcgatttaccaaaataaaataaaattaaaactaaataaaattacatCAATTTAAATAGAATTAcgtaaaattaaatgaaattaagtaAAAGCTTTACCTGTAAAAAGGTATTATTTCCTATCtaaaatcccataagaaaatGCTAAGTTTCATTCAGCTCATTTTTTAGCGTTTTGTGGATCGTGAcatgatacatcattggaaagaAGAGGGTAGCGAATATATTGAGACAGAAAAAACACATTGCGGCATTGCCGAGAGgacattacatcatatctcctttgttattgatccgattggagcgtgtgatgcgtTAAATGAAAGTGAAGGaatatataacgaatatattaagatagaaaaaacaaacaaggcgactaccaaaagggcactacacagtgtcttcattattaatgaatgtatagttacatacgagatatcatagggcactatgaatacaaatagatttactataagacaaattttgatttattgagttaaagaaggcctctgactgaataaaaaataaacaactgatcgaatcctaacatctGATATAGTAAATAAAAGAggagtatataacgaatatattaagataaaaaaacaaacaaggcgattaccaaaatggcactacacagtatcttcattattaatgaacgtatagcaacATAGAGAAAAACTTGTATCTCAGAGATCCTTTGTCACCCAATTCTTCGATCATCCATACCATGGGAGCTGCAGCTTTtccgaaatatttttgatatcttcATTAGATCTAGGATTTTTTCCCTGATATACTTCAAAGTTTATCAAATATCCGCTAGGTGTATTCATACATCACACCTTACAGGCTTTCCTCTGATAAACTGTTTGCATCGATGATGCCCAAAGTAGCGTATCATCTATTCATCATAAGCTATATTTTCTTCTGAGACAAAATGCTCTATGAacgatttttttaacatatctgtaaGTTTGTACATTTTTGtctatattattattgtctgCAAAATAAAGTAAATGACAAATTTGTAAAAATCTGTCACGTCTCATGGCATCAGACACCAGAATATTTTGCATGTCAGGATTTCTCTCCCAGTAGCTTCTTTTAGATGGTAGCTTATTATATCCGCTTACTAAGAGAATTGCCAGAAGGtcccttaaatgttacgtgtactcagtgcttctgtacggagtagaaacttCTGTAAGCTGCCGTActtgcattttgcaaggtaaaattgaaggaaaaagggcaccaggacgaagaagaatatcctggcttgctaaccaaaagcatggtatagaaagaccttaacataggtattccgtatagcaaccatcagcaagtcatcatagccagaatgattgccaacggTCGAatcggacaggcaccctaagaaaaaGAAGTTTATTTTGATCTATTATGTCTGACTTCCATTTCTGAGATTTTCCGTCCAAAATGTTTACTTTAGAGGCAACCAATTTGCAAGTCTCATTCGGTTTTTCTTTTAACTCTTTTGATCTCACATACTTCCTTCACCAACTTGGGAATTCCTTAAATGCTTCTCGACATGCTACATAGAAAAGTATTAAGATCGAAATTCAACTGCAGCTAATCCCAAGCATTTACCAATAGAAAAAAATCTCAGCATACAGCTATTGAACTATTACATGATACACTTTTATCTTCGTCACTTATTGCTGCAGAACGGGTTAAGAAATACCACTTCTAACCGCAAactttagttttataattttaacactTAAAAATGATTTACTTTCAAAAATATAGCAAAAATGGCAATTGTCAACCCTTAAATTGCTCAGTGTATCACAACAGTTAGATTTTTGTTAAAAGATCTTTTAGAGATAATTGCAATATGAACTATATCCCACAGACATATAATGCAAAGAGACTGAACGCTACAATAcaggccgggtttatcgaccgcGTGACCTTCTCATTTGTCATTTAGGTCacatggtcgataaacccggcccatttCAAAGAGATGCACACCTGGTCTATCTATCTATGACGTAGACACAATCATTGTTCTCGTATATTAGTAATATTAGTACTATGGCAATTATTTTCCCTTTCAATTTCagttttgtttataattatattcattcTTACTAAATTTTATTACTCTTTGTTTTACTCTACAGTCTCTgcataaacaaatttttattttaggtttttcACAGAATGGAATGGAAATCATAAAAACTGAACTTACATGTACTACAGAACAACAAATAAGTGAAAATACTGAAGAAATAACGTTAACAAATTCTATTTGtgaatgtaaaatttgttttaagcagtttaaccGGGTGGCTTCCTTGAAACGCCATATAAAATCGCACAccggagaaaagccttacaattGCGAAATTTGTTTCACCAAGTTTATTACCAGAACTCATTTGAAACGACATATTATGAGATTGCATACTgcagaaaagccttacaagtgcgaaatttgttttaagcagtttgctCAAAAATGCGATTTGAAAAGTCATTTGAGTGTGCActctggagaaaagccttacaagtgtgaaatttgttttaagtgcTATTTTCTAGCAAAGAATTTGAGACAACATATAAAAATACAcgctggagaaaaacctcacaagtgcgaaatttgttttaagcagtttactcacGCATACGATTTAAGAAGTCATTTGAATgtacatactggagaaaagccttataagTGCGGAAGTTGTCTTAAGGAGTTTGCTCGAAAATCCGATTTGAAAAGGCATATGAgtttgcacactggagaaaaaccttacaagtgcgaaatttgttttaaacagtttactcACGCATATGGTTTGAATAGTCATTTGAATGTACACTCTGGAGAAAATCTttataagtgcgaaatttgttttaaacagtttactcGAAAATACGATTTAAAAAGGCATGTGAGCCTGCACTCTGGGGAAAAGCCTTAccagtgcgaaatttgttttaccAAGTTTACTACATCAACTGGTTTGAAACGGCATATGAtactgcacactggagaaaaatcttacaagtgcgacatttgttttaaacagtttactaGAGCATGCTATTTGAAACGACATacgagattgcacactggagacaGGTAGAAAAGTCTTGTGAAATTTATTTTAAGCAGTTTAGGGAAACAAAACAGTTTGAGATAACTTTAGAGAGTTCATAATGGAGAAAAACGGTACAAGagtgttatttgttttaaacaatttacataagcAGGTCATTAGAAATATCATTAGATAATGCACACTGtagaaaaagatttataaaattgcttgaatacatttattttcttttttttttgttattaaccaTTCTATTCCTTTTtgtgagaaaaataaaaatttttactgaaCAGGCTTTTATTTGTGCAGGCCACTTCTAATGTAAGTTCTACTACGTCAGGATAATTGAAAACATAAATGCTTGTAAACTGTGCGCACCTTAGACACAAAACAAAAATTGACGATACTGCGTGTGGGTCGAATGCAGTATCATCAATAAATATTCTGACTTAAAATAAATTGCGACGGTGCCACTTTtatatttttgaagcgaagctctggcgttgtatttatttttctctaCACAGATAAAATAGTTGGAAGAGTCAATTTACTCAAAAATGGAGAGTCTGTTATGAAACATgtaataatttcatttaattaacTACACGAAATACATAGTTGGAAGAGACCATTTCTTCGATGAGGGAAGTCCATATACACATTTCaacctttttgttttaaatgactGTATGTAATGTTTGTATAGTATTAACTCATTGTAATTCTGAAAATGTCGAATGAACAATATTTATCACATGTGAAAGATAAATACAGTAGAGGTAATAGTGCTGGAAAAACAAGTTGAGTCTAAAATGTAAGCATCTttgaatattttcaataattttaatgaaaaaattatcaaaactggTCATAATTGTTATTTTTAGTTAAACTTTCTATAatgaatctaaaataaaaaattttatgtatttattgtttataaatttatattttcaaaagcttttgataagaaaattataaaaagtgtcaataatttgttattttaagttAAAATGCCTgtattaaatctaaaaaaaatcacatattatttattgcaaaattattgtttataataaacttATAAAATGACGTTTTACAAAAGTCAAcgatttaccaaaataaaataaaattatataaagttaaataaaggtaaatagaagTACATCAATTTAAATAGAATTGcgtaaaattaaatgaaattaagtaAAAGCTTTACCTGTAAAAAGGCTGCTATACCGTTTCTGTTTTATTTCATATCtaaaatcccataagaaaatGCTAAGTTTCATTCAGCTCATTTTTTAACGTTTTGTGGATCGTGAcatgatacatcattggaaagaagagggtagcgaatatgttgagacagaaaaaacacATTGCGGCATTGCCGAgagggcattacatcatatctcctttgttattgatccgattggagcgtgtgatgcgtTAAATACAAATGAAGGaatatataacgaatatattaagatagaaaaaacaaacaaggcgattaccaaaagggcactatacAGTGTCTTCATTATTACTGAatgtatagttacatacgagatatcatagggtaCTACGAAtacaaatagatttactataagacaaattttgatttattgagttaaagaaggcctctgactgaacataaaataaacaactgatcgaatcctaacatgtgatatagcaaatgaaagaggagggtataacgaatatattaagataaaaaacaaacaaggcgattaccaaaatggcactacacagtatcttcattattaatgaacgtatagcgacatatggAATATTATAgagcactatggataaaaatagatttaccataagacaaatttttatttattgacttaaaaaaggCCCCaagctgagtacaaaataaacaactgatcaaatcGCCAATAGTTAGTTATTTTCTTTTGTATCGGACATACTCTACGTCTGATCCAAAGGGGGAGATTGCTGTGAATTGCTATTTCGCCATTAGATTGCAAGCAATGAACATAACGTTTGTTGTAACCTATTTTTAAGAAGTTATTGTTCTTTTCGATAACTGTACCGCTCACgctaatgtgcattttatttattCCAACCTACAGTTGCTACTCGTATTTGCAGTGTAATTAAAGTACCAGATACGAAGAAACACGGAAATAATATCCCTGTCGTGTACCTTACATCGTATAACCTAAAACCCTTAAAAGTTCATTTTTATTGGCAGGAAGGAAATTCTTCGATAACAAATGGTGTACTAAGTATTCGCTAGATGAAAGTTAAGATCAAAACCTAAGTGAACAATGACATTTAGATTATTAGGAGACGGTATCTACTTTGAATCCAGAGATGTTTCTCGGGTCGTCCGAGAAAaggtagaaagaaaaaaattgctCAACGAGAGGAAAACTAGTAAAATCAAGAGAATTTACCAGATATGTGTGATACTCAGGATACCAcgattttttaacaaatatagcAGACAATGTTATAATCGAAGATATAGGTGGTTTTAACAGAAATAAGATTTCGAATCAGATACGGATTGTTAGTGatcttttaagttatttattttattatagcaAAAATACTCACAAGttgtaataaatgtttatttttgtgtcgttcattattatttttatatataaataatttctttaaaaaaataaaacattttcttgattttttcaaaactaaattAGTGTCAATTGGTTCCTTGTTGCATAATGAGGTCCATTTGTATAATGCTGCAAACAGTGTGGAACATGCGTGTATGGCGCTTGAAATTATCACTGTTATTAAAGTTTTTAGAACAGATTTCACATTTGTAGGGATTCTCTCCAGTGTGTATATTAATATGATCTTTGAAATAACTCTTTCGTCTAAACTTCTTAgaacaaatttcgcatttatagGGTTTATCTTTAGTATGCAAATGCATATGGCGCCTAAAATTACTACTATCTGTAAAATGCTTTGAACATATTTCACATTTGTAGCGCATTTTCGCAGTGTGTAATTACATATGACTGTTTAAACCACGCTTGTGAGTAAATTGATtcgaacaaatttcacatttgtatggTTTCCCTTTGGTATGCAGTTGCAAATGGCGCATTAAACTACTGCAGTCTGTAAAGGATTTTGAACAGGTTTCACATTTGTATGGTTTCTCCCCAGTATGCACTCGCATATGTCGCTTTAAACTGCCAGTGTTGGATAGGTTTTTTGAGCAGATGTCACATTTATACAGGTGTTCTTCCGAATGCAATTTCATATGGGTTTTAAAAGTAGAATTTGTACAAAATATCTTATCACAAACTTCACATTCAAtcaattcttctttttgtgtttGATCAGCTTCTCcctcattttttatttcaatctCCTTTGGAGAAAACCCTAAAATGAAAACAAACCAAAAGTTAAACATCTCTTTTTGgtaaaaagattattaaaaagaCAGTTAATTTCCCGAAATTTATTATATAAGAATGAATCTCTATTTCACATTTccaagtaaaattgtggcttagcTTATTTTCAATCAAAATAGTAAATTACGTTAAGATAccataaaatagcttcagaacaaaattaaGTATTATTGGATGTTCTTGTTTCTGTCACTTAGTATTTTATCATGTAATAGATACAAAACGTTGTATAAATACTTATTGTATTCAGACAGCATTCATATGGTAATTCTTTACCtcctcaaaaatatttatttcaaactgataaagaatattgttctgaagctattttcttgtggcattttaaattaattactatttaactgggaataagccacaattaaaggttaaaatacgtttattga
Coding sequences:
- the LOC140444046 gene encoding uncharacterized protein isoform X3, which gives rise to MEFKVEIKEEFVEYNQKDIESQLSTSIYLDHFKNEPEDNSGFSQNGMEIIKTELTCTTEQQISENTEETTLTNSICECKICFKQFNRVASLKRHIKSHTGEKPYNCEICFTKFITRTHLKRHIMRLHTAEKPYKCEICFKQFAQKCDLKSHLSVHSGEKPYKCEICFKCYFLAKNLRQHIKIHAAEKPYKCEICFKQFTHAYDLRSHLNVHTGEKPYKCGSCLKEFARKSVLKRHTSLHTGEKPYKCEICFKQFTHAYVLNSHLNVHSGENL
- the LOC140444046 gene encoding uncharacterized protein isoform X1, with the protein product MEFKVEIKEEFVEYNQKDIESQLSTSIYLDHFKNEPEDNSGFSQNGMEIIKTELTCTTEQQISENTEEITLTNSICECKICFKQFNRVASLKRHIKSHTGEKPYNCEICFTKFITRTHLKRHIMRLHTAEKPYKCEICFKQFAQKCDLKSHLSVHSGEKPYKCEICFKCYFLAKNLRQHIKIHAGEKPHKCEICFKQFTHAYDLRSHLNVHTGEKPYKCGSCLKEFARKSDLKRHMSLHTGEKPYKCEICFKQFTHAYGLNSHLNVHSGENLYKCEICFKQFTRKYDLKRHVSLHSGEKPYQCEICFTKFTTSTGLKRHMILHTGEKSYKCDICFKQFTRACYLKRHTRLHTGDR
- the LOC140444046 gene encoding uncharacterized protein isoform X2 is translated as MEIIKTELTCTTEQQISENTEEITLTNSICECKICFKQFNRVASLKRHIKSHTGEKPYNCEICFTKFITRTHLKRHIMRLHTAEKPYKCEICFKQFAQKCDLKSHLSVHSGEKPYKCEICFKCYFLAKNLRQHIKIHAGEKPHKCEICFKQFTHAYDLRSHLNVHTGEKPYKCGSCLKEFARKSDLKRHMSLHTGEKPYKCEICFKQFTHAYGLNSHLNVHSGENLYKCEICFKQFTRKYDLKRHVSLHSGEKPYQCEICFTKFTTSTGLKRHMILHTGEKSYKCDICFKQFTRACYLKRHTRLHTGDR